From a single Apium graveolens cultivar Ventura chromosome 2, ASM990537v1, whole genome shotgun sequence genomic region:
- the LOC141707541 gene encoding monocopper oxidase-like protein SKU5 isoform X1, translating into MWVFGVLPDSWFLLYLNLFIGLIIIAFGGDPYVYYDWDVSYATVSPLGVKQKVIAIDGNFPGPILEVTTNWNVVVNVKNNLDEPLLLTWNGIQHRRNSWQDGVAGTNCPIPSGWNWTSVFQVKDQIGSFFYFPSLNFQRAVGGYGGIIINNRDVIPVPFAPPDGDITLFISDWYIKSHKDLRKDVENGISLGAPDGILFNGRGPYRYDTTLVPDSIDFLTLNVEPGKTYRLRVHNVGISTSVNFRIQNHNLLLVETEGSYTVQQNYTNMDIHVAQSFSFLVTMDQSATSDYYIVASSRFVNSSAWARAKGVAILHYTNSQGPATGPLPDPPNEYDTFFSMNQARSIRWNVSAGAARPNPQGSFRYGQITVTDFYVILNRPAELIDGRWRTTLNGISHLAPQTPLKLAQQFKIPGVFKLDFPNRLMNRPAKIDTSLINGTYRGFMEIILQNNDTTVQSYHLDGYAFFVVGMDYGVWTDNSRGIYNKWDGVARSTTQVFPGAWTAILVSLDNVGIWNLRAENLDSWYLGQEVYISVVNPEITEKTELPLPDNSIYCGLLSSLQKDQAQRVKFSDAPPTSKATRIIWLASVTIYAVFKL; encoded by the exons ATGTGGGTTTTTGGTGTTTTACCAGATTCTTGGTTTCTTTTGTACTTAAATTTGTTTATTGGGTTAATAATTATTGCTTTTGGAGGAGACCCATATGTATATTATGACTGGGATGTCTCTTATGCTACAGTTTCACCTCTTGGTGTTAAACAAAAG GTGATTGCAATTGATGGAAATTTTCCGGGTCCCATTCTTGAAGTTACAACAAACTGGAATGTTGTTGTCAATGTCAAAAACAATCTCGATGAGCCTCTGCTTCTCACATG GAATGGTATTCAGCACAGAAGAAACTCATGGCAAGATGGTGTAGCAGGAACAAATTGTCCTATTCCTTCTGGTTGGAATTGGACATCTGTTTTTCAGGTTAAAGATCAGATAGGCAGTTTCTTTTACTTTCCTTCCCTAAATTTCCAGAGGGCTGTTGGTGGATATGGAGGTATTATCATAAACAACAGAGATGTAATTCCAGTTCCCTTTGCACCACCAGATGGAGATATCACACTCTTTATCAGTGATTGGTATATAAAGAGTCACAAG GATCTTAGGAAAGATGTTGAGAATGGGATTAGCCTTGGTGCTCCTGACGGAATCTTATTTAATGGACGAGGTCCTTACCGTTATGATACTACACTAGTTCCTGATAGTATTGACTTTCTGACATTAAATGTGGAGCCAG GAAAGACATACCGCCTTCGAGTGCACAATGTTGGTATCTCTACTAGTGTAAATTTTAGAATTCAAAATCATAACCTGCTTCTTGTAGAGACCGAAGGATCTTACACAGTGCAGCAGAACTACACAAACATGGATATTCATGTTGCCCAATCATTTTCCTTTCTTGTTACAATGGATCAAAGTGCTACCAGTGATTATTACATTGTGGCCAGTTCTCGATTTGTGAATTCCTCAGCTTGGGCTAGAGCTAAAGGAGTTGCCATCTTGCACTACACTAATTCTCAGGGGCCTGCTACAGGTCCTCTTCCAGACCCCCCTAATGAATATGACACCTTTTTCTCAATGAATCAAGCAAGATCCATAAG ATGGAATGTTTCTGCTGGCGCTGCTCGTCCAAATCCTCAAGGATCTTTTAGATATGGTCAGATTACTGTGACAGATTTCTATGTGATTCTTAATAGACCTGCTGAGCTTATAGATGGAAGATGGCGTACTACTCTCAATGGTATTTCACATTTAGCACCTCAAACTCCACTGAAGCTTGCTCAGCAATTTAAGATTCCCGGGGTTTTCAAGCTTGATTTTCCCAATAGACTGATGAACAGACCTGCAAAAATTGACACTTCTTTGATCAATGGTACATACAGAGGATTTATGGAAATCATATTACAGAACAATGATACTACTGTTCAGAGCTACCACTTGGATGGTTATGCATTCTTTGTTGTTGG GATGGACTATGGGGTGTGGACAGATAATAGCAGAGGCATTTACAACAAATGGGATGGAGTTGCTCGCTCTACTACTCAG GTATTTCCTGGAGCCTGGACTGCAATTTTAGTATCACTTGACAATGTTGGCATTTGGAATCTACGGGCAGAGAACCTCGACTCTTGGTATCTTGGGCAAGAAGTTTACATTAGTGTGGTTAATCCAGAAATTACTGAGAAAACTGAGCTTCCTTTGCCAGATAATTCAATCTATTGTGGTTTACTTTCCTCCCTGCAAAA GGATCAAGCTCAAAGAGTTAAATTTTCGGATGCACCACCCACCTCCAAGGCGACCAGGATTATTTGGCTTGCATCTGTAACTATTTATGCTGTTTTTAAGTTGTAA
- the LOC141707541 gene encoding monocopper oxidase-like protein SKU5 isoform X2, with amino-acid sequence MWVFGVLPDSWFLLYLNLFIGLIIIAFGGDPYVYYDWDVSYATVSPLGVKQKVIAIDGNFPGPILEVTTNWNVVVNVKNNLDEPLLLTWNGIQHRRNSWQDGVAGTNCPIPSGWNWTSVFQVKDQIGSFFYFPSLNFQRAVGGYGGIIINNRDVIPVPFAPPDGDITLFISDWYIKSHKDLRKDVENGISLGAPDGILFNGRGPYRYDTTLVPDSIDFLTLNVEPGKTYRLRVHNVGISTSVNFRIQNHNLLLVETEGSYTVQQNYTNMDIHVAQSFSFLVTMDQSATSDYYIVASSRFVNSSAWARAKGVAILHYTNSQGPATGPLPDPPNEYDTFFSMNQARSIRWNVSAGAARPNPQGSFRYGQITVTDFYVILNRPAELIDGRWRTTLNGISHLAPQTPLKLAQQFKIPGVFKLDFPNRLMNRPAKIDTSLINGTYRGFMEIILQNNDTTVQSYHLDGYAFFVVGMDYGVWTDNSRGIYNKWDGVARSTTQI; translated from the exons ATGTGGGTTTTTGGTGTTTTACCAGATTCTTGGTTTCTTTTGTACTTAAATTTGTTTATTGGGTTAATAATTATTGCTTTTGGAGGAGACCCATATGTATATTATGACTGGGATGTCTCTTATGCTACAGTTTCACCTCTTGGTGTTAAACAAAAG GTGATTGCAATTGATGGAAATTTTCCGGGTCCCATTCTTGAAGTTACAACAAACTGGAATGTTGTTGTCAATGTCAAAAACAATCTCGATGAGCCTCTGCTTCTCACATG GAATGGTATTCAGCACAGAAGAAACTCATGGCAAGATGGTGTAGCAGGAACAAATTGTCCTATTCCTTCTGGTTGGAATTGGACATCTGTTTTTCAGGTTAAAGATCAGATAGGCAGTTTCTTTTACTTTCCTTCCCTAAATTTCCAGAGGGCTGTTGGTGGATATGGAGGTATTATCATAAACAACAGAGATGTAATTCCAGTTCCCTTTGCACCACCAGATGGAGATATCACACTCTTTATCAGTGATTGGTATATAAAGAGTCACAAG GATCTTAGGAAAGATGTTGAGAATGGGATTAGCCTTGGTGCTCCTGACGGAATCTTATTTAATGGACGAGGTCCTTACCGTTATGATACTACACTAGTTCCTGATAGTATTGACTTTCTGACATTAAATGTGGAGCCAG GAAAGACATACCGCCTTCGAGTGCACAATGTTGGTATCTCTACTAGTGTAAATTTTAGAATTCAAAATCATAACCTGCTTCTTGTAGAGACCGAAGGATCTTACACAGTGCAGCAGAACTACACAAACATGGATATTCATGTTGCCCAATCATTTTCCTTTCTTGTTACAATGGATCAAAGTGCTACCAGTGATTATTACATTGTGGCCAGTTCTCGATTTGTGAATTCCTCAGCTTGGGCTAGAGCTAAAGGAGTTGCCATCTTGCACTACACTAATTCTCAGGGGCCTGCTACAGGTCCTCTTCCAGACCCCCCTAATGAATATGACACCTTTTTCTCAATGAATCAAGCAAGATCCATAAG ATGGAATGTTTCTGCTGGCGCTGCTCGTCCAAATCCTCAAGGATCTTTTAGATATGGTCAGATTACTGTGACAGATTTCTATGTGATTCTTAATAGACCTGCTGAGCTTATAGATGGAAGATGGCGTACTACTCTCAATGGTATTTCACATTTAGCACCTCAAACTCCACTGAAGCTTGCTCAGCAATTTAAGATTCCCGGGGTTTTCAAGCTTGATTTTCCCAATAGACTGATGAACAGACCTGCAAAAATTGACACTTCTTTGATCAATGGTACATACAGAGGATTTATGGAAATCATATTACAGAACAATGATACTACTGTTCAGAGCTACCACTTGGATGGTTATGCATTCTTTGTTGTTGG GATGGACTATGGGGTGTGGACAGATAATAGCAGAGGCATTTACAACAAATGGGATGGAGTTGCTCGCTCTACTACTCAG ATTTAA